In the Prochlorococcus sp. MIT 1307 genome, one interval contains:
- the speD gene encoding adenosylmethionine decarboxylase — MEHILPCLHPNPGWIDSDIVHTPGTVTTSAAEVVGKHCILELYECDTARLNDEAFLRTTITTSAKMSGATLLNLITHRFEPQGVTGLALLAESHISIHTWPENGYAAVDVFTCGDHTMPEKACEILRQEFLARRFSLKSFQREIPDTLSNTLRRPHSVKQVSR; from the coding sequence ATGGAGCATATTTTGCCTTGCTTGCATCCAAATCCTGGATGGATAGATAGTGATATTGTCCACACCCCTGGAACAGTTACTACTAGTGCTGCCGAAGTTGTGGGTAAGCATTGCATTCTCGAACTTTATGAATGTGACACAGCCAGATTGAATGACGAAGCATTCTTGAGGACCACCATTACAACTTCAGCAAAAATGTCTGGAGCTACTCTTCTCAACTTAATTACTCATCGATTTGAGCCTCAAGGAGTAACTGGATTGGCTCTTTTAGCTGAATCTCATATTTCTATCCATACCTGGCCTGAAAATGGTTATGCAGCTGTGGATGTTTTCACTTGTGGTGACCATACGATGCCAGAAAAAGCTTGTGAGATACTTCGACAAGAATTTCTAGCAAGACGTTTTTCTTTAAAAAGCTTTCAACGTGAAATTCCTGACACCTTAAGTAATACACTTCGCAGGCCACATTCTGTTAAGCAAGTAAGTCGCTGA
- the larE gene encoding ATP-dependent sacrificial sulfur transferase LarE: MFRQLKLLPKAKQKKLALLREKLRSFEKVCVAYSGGVDSSLVAAIAQEQLGAQALAITGISPSLASHLRDEARQQAKWIGIRHQECITKELQDPSYSKNPRDRCFACKQELHLHLSEIAQASPGCQVIDGVNFDDLSDHRPGVEAARKAGVRSPLAELEMNKVEIREISQSLGFSWWNKPSQPCLASRFPYGEEITSERLKQVEDAEAWLRANGFDEIRVRTHNLSARIEVPTNQIEELISQIGRDNIVNYFLSIGFTSVSIDLEGLVSGKLNRDQHQKNS, encoded by the coding sequence ATGTTTCGTCAGCTGAAACTTTTGCCCAAGGCAAAGCAAAAGAAATTAGCACTCTTGAGAGAGAAGCTAAGGAGCTTCGAAAAAGTATGCGTAGCTTATTCAGGAGGAGTTGACAGTTCTCTAGTGGCCGCAATTGCTCAAGAACAACTAGGTGCACAAGCATTAGCAATTACTGGTATTTCTCCATCACTTGCCAGCCATTTAAGAGATGAAGCACGGCAACAAGCGAAATGGATAGGCATTCGTCACCAAGAATGCATCACGAAAGAGCTTCAAGATCCCTCTTACAGCAAAAATCCAAGAGATCGATGTTTTGCATGCAAGCAAGAGTTACACCTTCATCTAAGTGAAATAGCTCAAGCTTCCCCTGGCTGCCAAGTAATTGATGGTGTGAATTTTGATGATCTCAGTGACCATAGACCAGGTGTTGAAGCTGCTCGTAAAGCAGGTGTTCGATCTCCTCTGGCCGAACTAGAAATGAACAAAGTTGAAATCCGTGAAATATCACAATCATTAGGTTTCTCTTGGTGGAACAAACCTTCACAACCCTGCCTAGCTTCACGTTTTCCTTATGGTGAAGAAATAACATCAGAACGACTAAAACAAGTAGAAGATGCCGAAGCTTGGTTGAGAGCGAATGGATTTGATGAAATACGAGTACGAACACACAACCTTTCTGCGAGAATAGAGGTTCCTACAAATCAAATTGAAGAATTAATTTCTCAAATAGGTCGAGATAATATCGTCAATTATTTTTTATCTATAGGGTTTACATCAGTAAGTATTGATCTAGAAGGATTAGTTAGTGGAAAGCTGAACCGAGATCAACACCAAAAGAATAGTTAA
- a CDS encoding cob(I)yrinic acid a,c-diamide adenosyltransferase, giving the protein MVLKPEDSKAIRRGRVRGIGIVTAADSKERSHGQLHIYDGEGKGKSQAALGVVLRTIGLGICEQRRTRVLLLRFLKGPGRAYDEDAAIEALQQGFPHLIDQVRTGRADFFTAHEATEFDAMEAQRGWDIAKGAIASALYSVVVLDELSPVLDLGLLPVEDVVRTLNDRPEGMEIIVTGRGAPASLVRVADLHSEMRAHRRPEIDSENLTIPNSIGGIEIYTGEGKGKSTSALGKALQAIGRGISQDKSHRVLILQWLKGGSGYTEDAAIAALRESYPHLVDHLRSGRDAIVWRGQQQPIDYVEAERAWEIARAAIASGLYKTVILDELNPSVDLELLPVEPIVQTLLRKPAETEVIITGRCKNLPSYFDLASVHSEMVCHKHYAEQGVNLKKGVDY; this is encoded by the coding sequence ATGGTGTTAAAGCCTGAAGACTCCAAGGCAATTCGCCGAGGACGTGTAAGAGGTATTGGCATAGTTACTGCTGCTGATAGCAAAGAACGGAGCCATGGTCAGCTTCATATTTATGACGGCGAGGGTAAAGGGAAAAGCCAGGCGGCCCTGGGAGTTGTATTGCGAACTATTGGTTTAGGAATATGTGAGCAGCGACGAACTCGGGTGCTTCTTCTTCGGTTTCTCAAAGGACCAGGTAGAGCGTATGACGAGGATGCAGCGATAGAGGCTTTGCAGCAGGGTTTCCCACATTTAATAGATCAGGTGAGAACAGGAAGAGCAGATTTCTTCACTGCTCATGAAGCAACAGAATTCGACGCCATGGAAGCGCAACGAGGGTGGGATATAGCTAAGGGAGCTATCGCAAGCGCACTTTATTCAGTTGTTGTGCTCGACGAGTTAAGCCCTGTATTGGATCTCGGATTACTTCCTGTCGAAGATGTTGTGCGTACCCTTAATGATCGACCAGAGGGCATGGAAATCATTGTTACTGGCAGGGGAGCACCTGCTTCTCTTGTCAGAGTTGCTGATTTGCACTCTGAGATGCGGGCACATCGACGCCCAGAAATTGATTCTGAGAATTTAACTATTCCTAATTCCATTGGTGGTATTGAGATTTATACCGGAGAGGGGAAAGGTAAATCGACGAGTGCATTAGGTAAAGCTTTGCAAGCGATAGGTCGTGGAATCAGCCAGGATAAGAGTCATCGAGTACTTATTTTGCAATGGCTAAAAGGCGGAAGTGGGTATACAGAAGATGCTGCAATAGCTGCACTTCGTGAGAGTTATCCGCATTTAGTCGATCATCTTCGCTCGGGCAGAGACGCAATTGTTTGGCGTGGTCAACAGCAACCTATTGATTATGTGGAAGCAGAGCGTGCTTGGGAAATAGCAAGAGCTGCCATAGCAAGTGGACTATATAAAACAGTAATTCTTGATGAATTAAACCCAAGTGTAGATTTGGAACTGTTACCTGTAGAGCCAATAGTTCAAACTTTACTTAGAAAGCCGGCAGAAACCGAAGTGATTATTACTGGGCGCTGTAAGAATTTGCCCTCTTATTTTGATCTTGCAAGTGTTCATTCAGAAATGGTGTGTCATAAGCATTATGCTGAACAGGGAGTGAACCTAAAGAAAGGAGTCGACTATTAA
- the moeB gene encoding molybdopterin-synthase adenylyltransferase MoeB, which yields MQDHEARGIELSQEEIARYARHLTLPEIGLTGQKRLKASSVLCIGGGGLGSAVLLYLAAAGVGQIGIVDPDCVEDSNLQRQVLHGVSWLGKPKTASAKERILEINPNCKVKTFQTLLTSKNALDIIPKFDIVCDCTDNFPSRYLINDACVLLKKPNIYGSIAHFEGQVTVFNLNKQSPNYRDLMPDPPPPGMLPSCAEGGVLGVLPGLIGVIQATEVIKILTGIGKPLCGRLLVFNALEMKFRELTLNPSSDQKKIDCLIDYEEFCSLESHAKDSLETFSIKSISVQMLKEEIKNDSESIVLIDVRNPKEYELSSIKGAISVPLPSIKNDQAIELIRNMLSNNQRLYAICKSGSRSIQALIELRRHNIQGINITGGMNAWSADMPKESSNY from the coding sequence ATGCAAGACCACGAAGCCCGTGGAATTGAATTGAGTCAAGAGGAGATTGCTCGTTATGCCCGTCACTTAACTCTTCCAGAAATAGGCCTAACAGGCCAAAAGCGACTAAAAGCAAGCTCAGTCTTATGTATTGGTGGTGGTGGACTGGGTTCCGCAGTCCTGCTTTATCTTGCCGCTGCAGGCGTGGGGCAAATTGGTATTGTCGATCCCGACTGCGTAGAAGACTCAAACCTCCAAAGACAAGTACTGCATGGAGTCAGCTGGTTAGGAAAACCCAAAACCGCTTCTGCAAAAGAGAGGATTCTAGAAATAAATCCAAATTGCAAAGTTAAAACTTTCCAAACCCTACTTACTAGTAAGAATGCGCTAGATATAATTCCAAAGTTCGATATTGTTTGTGATTGCACAGATAATTTTCCTAGTCGATATCTAATAAATGATGCATGTGTCCTTTTAAAAAAGCCAAATATATATGGATCTATTGCTCATTTTGAAGGCCAAGTAACAGTTTTCAATTTAAATAAGCAAAGTCCAAATTATAGGGACTTAATGCCCGACCCCCCGCCACCAGGCATGCTTCCCTCTTGCGCAGAAGGAGGAGTACTTGGTGTTCTACCAGGATTAATAGGGGTAATTCAAGCTACCGAAGTGATAAAGATACTTACGGGCATAGGAAAGCCTCTTTGTGGAAGGTTATTAGTCTTCAATGCTCTAGAAATGAAATTCAGAGAATTAACTTTAAACCCAAGTTCTGATCAAAAGAAAATAGATTGCTTGATTGATTATGAAGAATTTTGCTCACTAGAAAGCCATGCAAAAGATAGTCTTGAGACTTTTTCAATAAAAAGTATTTCCGTTCAGATGCTTAAAGAAGAGATTAAAAATGATTCAGAAAGTATTGTGTTGATAGATGTACGTAATCCAAAAGAGTATGAGTTATCCTCAATTAAAGGAGCAATATCAGTTCCACTCCCAAGCATTAAAAATGATCAAGCAATTGAGCTTATACGAAATATGCTTTCAAATAATCAACGACTTTATGCTATCTGCAAAAGTGGTAGCCGTTCAATTCAAGCGTTAATAGAGCTTAGGCGGCATAACATACAAGGCATCAATATCACTGGCGGCATGAATGCGTGGAGTGCAGATATGCCAAAAGAATCATCTAATTATTAA
- a CDS encoding M67 family metallopeptidase has product MKRPIGIELIGECLTVLRETLLAVNPNEGCALLLGNLKKSTSLPAEYILQLQMIWPCCNVWGSEIINFLESPEEPNSVLQKDNSKKNRFAIDPREQLQAQHWAREHNWEVVGSAHSHPTGDPIPSSIDRNLNFSPGLMLIIGQFGEVRAWWMGGDETFPPIEVAIWKT; this is encoded by the coding sequence ATGAAAAGACCAATTGGTATTGAATTAATTGGAGAATGCCTGACAGTACTTCGCGAAACACTACTCGCTGTAAACCCTAATGAAGGCTGCGCTTTGCTGCTTGGCAATCTAAAGAAATCAACCTCTTTACCAGCAGAATATATCCTGCAATTGCAAATGATTTGGCCTTGCTGCAATGTCTGGGGTTCAGAGATAATTAATTTTCTTGAATCTCCTGAAGAACCAAATAGTGTCCTTCAAAAAGATAATTCAAAGAAAAATCGATTTGCAATAGATCCCCGTGAACAACTCCAAGCACAGCATTGGGCAAGAGAACATAATTGGGAAGTAGTAGGAAGCGCTCATTCCCACCCAACTGGAGATCCAATCCCATCTTCCATCGATCGAAATCTGAATTTTTCTCCTGGGTTAATGTTAATTATTGGGCAATTTGGCGAAGTGCGTGCATGGTGGATGGGTGGAGATGAAACTTTTCCACCAATAGAGGTGGCAATTTGGAAGACTTAG
- a CDS encoding CAAD domain-containing protein, with protein MSDSNPEENQAPGFETPPVDNVANKVQENSVSDRFTEVMGTINQTLGKIDWSQMGKYGKALGIIAVVIVAQVIIKVVIDTINFFPVVPGLLELLGVVVLGQWSWQNLSTSDKRNAVFERVQTLRKEYLG; from the coding sequence ATGAGTGACTCCAATCCAGAGGAGAATCAAGCTCCTGGCTTCGAAACACCTCCTGTCGACAATGTTGCCAACAAAGTTCAGGAAAATAGTGTCTCTGACCGGTTCACTGAAGTAATGGGAACAATTAATCAGACTTTGGGCAAGATCGATTGGAGTCAAATGGGCAAATATGGTAAAGCACTGGGAATTATTGCTGTTGTAATTGTTGCGCAGGTAATTATCAAGGTAGTTATCGACACAATAAATTTCTTCCCTGTTGTGCCAGGACTTCTTGAGCTTCTTGGTGTTGTTGTACTTGGGCAATGGAGTTGGCAAAACTTATCAACTAGCGATAAACGGAATGCTGTTTTTGAGAGAGTTCAGACTTTGCGAAAGGAATATTTGGGGTAA
- a CDS encoding fructosamine kinase family protein, whose translation MLEELKEEKYMHQFLQQALLGAKGDGSGQSISQINSVAGGCIHKAWRLTLSDGRQLFAKTAAVEDFPKLSFEASGLNSLAKFANKHTIEIPKPLLLKKFENGSVLFLPWLDLGNGSQTAIGKGLALLHQSSLAQHPEKFGWEEHGYIGAGPQIGGWKDSWGECFINLRLLPQLKIARKWGLNISDWKDLLESLIVFLERHKPKPTLVHGDLWSGNAGITKEGKAVIFDPAVWWADREVDIAMTRLFGGFSKDFYKGYESIFPLESTAESRVDIYNLYHLLNHANIFGGAYKVQCLTTLENIKRNILY comes from the coding sequence ATGTTGGAAGAGTTAAAAGAAGAAAAGTACATGCATCAATTTCTCCAACAAGCTCTCTTGGGCGCCAAGGGAGATGGGTCAGGTCAATCAATTTCACAAATTAATTCTGTAGCAGGTGGGTGCATTCACAAAGCTTGGAGATTGACATTGAGTGATGGAAGGCAGTTATTTGCTAAAACTGCGGCGGTTGAAGATTTTCCAAAACTTAGCTTCGAAGCCAGCGGACTGAACTCACTAGCAAAATTCGCTAATAAGCATACGATTGAAATTCCCAAACCTTTACTACTAAAAAAGTTCGAAAACGGTTCAGTGTTGTTTCTACCATGGCTAGATTTAGGCAATGGGAGTCAGACTGCTATAGGGAAAGGACTGGCTTTGCTTCACCAGTCTTCATTAGCCCAACACCCAGAAAAATTCGGTTGGGAGGAGCATGGATATATTGGAGCTGGTCCACAAATAGGAGGATGGAAAGATAGTTGGGGTGAATGTTTTATTAATCTACGCTTACTTCCACAGTTAAAAATTGCCAGAAAATGGGGGCTAAATATTTCTGATTGGAAAGATTTACTAGAGTCTTTAATAGTTTTTCTGGAAAGACATAAACCAAAACCCACTCTTGTTCATGGGGATCTATGGAGTGGTAATGCAGGTATTACAAAAGAAGGAAAAGCTGTGATTTTTGACCCTGCCGTTTGGTGGGCAGATAGAGAGGTAGATATAGCTATGACAAGACTATTTGGAGGGTTTTCCAAAGATTTTTATAAAGGTTATGAAAGTATTTTCCCTCTAGAATCTACAGCAGAATCGAGAGTAGATATCTATAACTTGTATCACTTACTCAATCATGCAAATATATTTGGAGGTGCATATAAAGTTCAATGCCTCACAACTTTAGAAAATATTAAAAGAAATATTCTTTATTAA